A stretch of Cucumis sativus cultivar 9930 chromosome 2, Cucumber_9930_V3, whole genome shotgun sequence DNA encodes these proteins:
- the LOC101205425 gene encoding transcription factor WER, translating to MEESKAMKQQPKKNLWKPEEDLILRSYVETHGEGNWAIVSQESGLMRGAKSCRLRWKNYLRPNIKRGGMSKEEEDLIIRMHKLLGNRWSLIAGRLPGRTDNEVKNYWNTHLNKNGLQDKRKANNSNSCKKNDDNNSDDGNNKKQKKVINQIYYPQPPICSDNGTDLAHDIQRRNQEENREKQDPWNMDDITSSHYNINSPMIPANNTTFNFDDEPYFDHLDPFFLFEAFGCSSVDASLDNM from the exons atGGAGGAGAGTAAAGCGATGAAGCAACAGCCCAAGAAAAACTTGTGGAAACCAGAAGAAGATTTGATCCTCAGAAGCTATGTGGAAACTCATGGTGAAGGGAATTGGGCGATTGTCTCCCAGGAATCAg GTTTGATGCGAGGAGCGAAAAGCTGCAGGCTGAGATGGAAGAATTACCTCCGGCCTAATATAAAACGTGGGGGGATGTCCAAAGAGGAAGAGGATCTAATTATCCGTATGCATAAACTTCTAGGCAACAG ATGGTCATTGATTGCCGGTCGGCTTCCAGGTCGAACTGATAATGAGGTGAAGAACTACTGGAATACCCATTTAAACAAGAATGGCCTGCAGGATAAAAGAAAAGCCAATAACTCTAACAGCtgtaagaaaaatgatgacaACAACAGCGATGATGGGAATaataagaagcaaaagaaagtTATCAATCAGATTTATTATCCTCAACCACCAATTTGCAGTGACAACGGGACAGATTTGGCTCACGATATACAGAGAAGGAACCAGGAAGAGAACAGAGAAAAGCAAGATCCTTGGAATATGGATGACATAACAAGTTCTCATTACAATATAAACTCACCAATGATACCTGCAAATAACACGACGTTTAATTTTGACGACGAGCCTTACTTTGACCACCTTGATCCCTTCTTCCTGTTTGAAGCATTTGGATGCAGTAGTGTTGATGCATCACTGGATAACATGTAA
- the LOC101217971 gene encoding TBC1 domain family member 15, whose protein sequence is MLETDLHDLSDDADYAASQQQGSTTMMRTDSGRGSSSSEHEGAEVVYSKENVTIHPTQFASERISGRLRLIKQGSCLFITWIPYKGQNSNAKLSERDRNLYTIRGVPFTEVRSIRRHTPAFGWQYVIIVLSSGLAFPSLYFYNGGVREFLATVKQHVFLVRSEEDANTFLVNDFQNPLQRTLSSLELPRSGSIASAVSSASVDVSPSNSERRAGEDSHDERSRISRYGGKQRHKAQDPARDLPIQILEKFSLVTKFARETTSQLFRENHNNGFSVAEMRIQNQSSLDSPQTSSNDLEKVTDDSPVVQDPIQFDKLTLVWGKPRQPPLGSEEWATFLDAEGRVLDSTSLRKRIFYGGVEHNLRKEVWAFLLGFHAYNSTYAEREYLQSIKRSEYLTIKNQWQSISPEQAKRFTKFKERKGLIEKDVVRTDRSLSFFDGDENPNVKLLHDILLTYSFYNFDLGYCQGMSDFLSPILFVMGDESESFWCFVALMERLGPNFNRDQTGMHCQLFAISKLVELLDTPLHNYFSQHDCLNYFFCFRWVLIQFKREFAYEKVMHLWEVLWTHYPSEHLHLYICVAVLKRYRNKIMGEQMDFDTLLKFINELSGHIDLDAAIRDAEALCVCAGENGAANIPPGTPPSLPLDDGSYYIQQDEVL, encoded by the exons ATGTTAGAAACCGACCTTCACGATTTGTCTGACGATGCCGATTACGCAGCCTCACAGCAGCAA GGTTCCACAACTATGATGCGGACCGATAGCGGGCGAGGAAGCTCATCGAGCGAACATGAAGGTGCTGAGGTTGTTTATTCTAAAGAAAATGTGACAATTCATCCTACGCAGTTTGCGTCTGAAAGAATTAGTGGAAGATTGAGGTTGATCAAGCAAGGATCGTGTCTTTTCATT ACATGGATTCCTTACAAAGGGCAAAACTCAAATGCGAAATTATCGGAGAGAG ATAGAAATCTTTACACCATCAGAGGAGTGCCGTTCACCGAAGTCAGGTCTATCCGTCGCCATACTCCAGCATTTGGTTGGCAGTACGTTATAATCGTATTGTCGTCAG GACTTGCATTTCcatctctttatttttataatggAGGAGTTCGGGAGTTTCTTGCTACTGTAAAGCAACATGTTTTTCTTGTGAG GTCTGAAGAAGATGCAAATACATTTCTAGTGAATGATTTTCAGAATCCTCTTCAG AGAACTTTATCTTCTTTGGAGCTGCCAAGGTCTGGTTCGATAGCCAGTGCTGTTTCATCTGCTTCTGTTGATGTGTCTCCATCAAATTCGGAAAGGAGGGCTGGTGAAGATTCTCATGACGAAAGATCCAGAATTTCTCGGTACGGTGGGAAACAAAGGCATAAGGCTCAAGATCCAGCACGTGACCTCCCAATTCAAATTCTGGAAAAATTTTCTCTTGTCACCAAATTTGCACGAGAAACAACTTCACAATTATTCCGtgaaaatcataataatgGTTTTAGTGTGGCAGAGATGAGAATACAAAATCAATCTTCTCTTGATTCCCCTCAGACATCATCcaatgatttagaaaaagttaCAGATGATAGTCCTGTTGTCCAGGATCCTATTCAG TTTGATAAGTTGACCTTAGTGTGGGGAAAGCCACGGCAACCACCTCTCGGATCTGAAGAG tggGCCACTTTCTTGGATGCTGAGGGACGAGTTCTGGATTCAACATCTTTGAGAAAGAGAATCTTTTATGGGGGTGTAGAGCATAATTTACGAAAAGAG GTATGGGCTTTCTTGTTGGGGTTCCATGCTTATAATTCCACATATGCTGAGAGGGAATATCTTCAATCCATCAAAAGATCCGAGTATTTGACAATAAAGAACCAGTGGCAG aGTATATCCCCGGAGCAGGCAAAAAgatttaccaaatttaaagaaaggaaaggcCTTATTGAGAAGGATGTG GTGAGAACGGACCGATCACTTTCGTTCTTTGATGGAGATGAAAACCCTAATGTGAAGCTTCTTCATGATATTTTGTTGACCTACTCATTTTATAACTTCGATCTTGGATATTGTCAg GGTATGAGTGATTTCCTTTCACCTATATTGTTTGTAATGGGCGATGAGTCAGAGtcattttggtgttttgttgcTCTAATGGAACGCCTTGGACCAAACTTTAATCGTGACCAGACTGGGATGCATTGCCAACTTTTTGCAATTTCCAAG CTGGTAGAGTTGTTAGATACCCCATTGCACAACTACTTCAGCCAGCATGATTGCTTGAATTACTTCTTTTGCTTCCGTTGGGTTCTCATACAGTTCAAAAG AGAATTTGCATACGAAAAGGTCATGCACCTATGGGAGGTATTGTGGACTCATTATCCATCCGAACATCTGCATCTGTACATTTGTGTTGCAGTCTTGAAGCGCTATCGTAACAAGATAATGGGGGAGCAGATGGACTTCGACACACTCTTGAAGTTTATTAATGAGTTAAGTGGTCACATTGACCTTGACGCTGCCATCAGGGATGCAGAGgctttgtgtgtgtgtgctgGAGAGAATGGGGCTGCTAACATCCCTCCTGGAACCCCTCCCTCATTGCCACTGGATGATGGTTCATATTACATTCAGCAAGATGAAGTCTTGTAA
- the LOC101217732 gene encoding UDP-N-acetylglucosamine transporter UGNT1 isoform X1 has product MASERNETTTTTLLPVLHKEGEDDDHGRKPGSAMTRRGAYAAISYMASAVLLLMFNKAALSSYKFPCANVITLLQIICSSTLLYALRHWKIISFTVGESQSISSSGKSIILVPYKTLVQTLPLAISYLLYMLVTMESVRGINVPMYTTLRRTTVVFTMIAEYLLTGQTHSLFVVGSVGMIILGAVVAGARDLSFDTYSYSVVFIANICTAIYLASIARIGKSSGLNTFGLMWCNGLICGPLLFFWIILRGDVEATLNFRYLFSFGFQCVMLLSCIMAFLINYFVFLNTTLNSALTQTVCGNLKDVFSIAIGWFLFGGLPYDFLNVVGQSIGFLGSCIYAYCKLHGK; this is encoded by the exons ATGGCATCTGAGAGAAATGAAACGACGACGACGACGCTGTTGCCAGTGCTTCATAAGGAAGGGGAAGACGACGATCATGGCCGCAAACCTGGATCCGCCATGACTAGAAGAGGAGCTTATGCCGCCATTTCTTACATGGCTTCTGCTG TTCTGTTGCTAATGTTCAACAAAGCCGCACTTTCTTCTTACAAATTTCCATGTGCCAATGTCATCACTCTTTTGCAG ATTATATGTTCATCCACACTTCTCTATGCACTGAGGCATTGGAAGATCATCTCTTTCACAGTGGGTGAATCTCAAAGCATCAGTTCTTCTGGAAAGTCGATAATTCTCGTACCTTATAAGACTTTGGTTCAAACACTTCCCCTGGCCATATCATATTTGCTTTACATG CTTGTGACTATGGAATCGGTTCGTGGAATCAATGTTCCAATGTATACAACACTGAGGAGAACTACGGTAGTCTTTACAATGATTGCTGAGTATTTGTTGACAGGCCAGACTCATTCACTTTTTGTTGTTGGCAG TGTGGGGATGATTATACTTGGTGCAGTTGTAGCTGGAGCTAGAGATTTATCATTTGACACCTACTCCTATAGTGTGGTCTTCATTGCAAACATATGTACTGCTATATATCTTGCTTCTATTGCTCGTATCG GGAAATCTAGCGGCCTGAATACCTTTGGCCTCATGTGGTGCAATG GGTTAATATGTGGAcctcttttgttcttttggatCATACTACGAGGAGACGTCGAGGCGACATTAAATTTTCGTTACCTATTTTCCTTTGGCTTTCAG TGTGTGATGCTTCTCTCCTGTATAATGGCTTTCTTGATCAACTACTTTGTATTTCTAAACACAACTCTCAATTCAGCATTGACTCAAACAGTATGTGGTAATTTGAAG GATGTTTTCAGCATTGCAATAGGCTGGTTTCTATTTGGAGGACTTCCCTATGATTTT CTTAATGTTGTTGGGCAGTCAATTGGGTTTCTTGGATCTTGCATCTATGCCTATTGCAAGCTCCATGGGAAATAA
- the LOC101217732 gene encoding UDP-N-acetylglucosamine transporter UGNT1 isoform X3, whose protein sequence is MFNKAALSSYKFPCANVITLLQIICSSTLLYALRHWKIISFTVGESQSISSSGKSIILVPYKTLVQTLPLAISYLLYMLVTMESVRGINVPMYTTLRRTTVVFTMIAEYLLTGQTHSLFVVGSVGMIILGAVVAGARDLSFDTYSYSVVFIANICTAIYLASIARIGKSSGLNTFGLMWCNGLICGPLLFFWIILRGDVEATLNFRYLFSFGFQCVMLLSCIMAFLINYFVFLNTTLNSALTQTVCGNLKDVFSIAIGWFLFGGLPYDFLNVVGQSIGFLGSCIYAYCKLHGK, encoded by the exons ATGTTCAACAAAGCCGCACTTTCTTCTTACAAATTTCCATGTGCCAATGTCATCACTCTTTTGCAG ATTATATGTTCATCCACACTTCTCTATGCACTGAGGCATTGGAAGATCATCTCTTTCACAGTGGGTGAATCTCAAAGCATCAGTTCTTCTGGAAAGTCGATAATTCTCGTACCTTATAAGACTTTGGTTCAAACACTTCCCCTGGCCATATCATATTTGCTTTACATG CTTGTGACTATGGAATCGGTTCGTGGAATCAATGTTCCAATGTATACAACACTGAGGAGAACTACGGTAGTCTTTACAATGATTGCTGAGTATTTGTTGACAGGCCAGACTCATTCACTTTTTGTTGTTGGCAG TGTGGGGATGATTATACTTGGTGCAGTTGTAGCTGGAGCTAGAGATTTATCATTTGACACCTACTCCTATAGTGTGGTCTTCATTGCAAACATATGTACTGCTATATATCTTGCTTCTATTGCTCGTATCG GGAAATCTAGCGGCCTGAATACCTTTGGCCTCATGTGGTGCAATG GGTTAATATGTGGAcctcttttgttcttttggatCATACTACGAGGAGACGTCGAGGCGACATTAAATTTTCGTTACCTATTTTCCTTTGGCTTTCAG TGTGTGATGCTTCTCTCCTGTATAATGGCTTTCTTGATCAACTACTTTGTATTTCTAAACACAACTCTCAATTCAGCATTGACTCAAACAGTATGTGGTAATTTGAAG GATGTTTTCAGCATTGCAATAGGCTGGTTTCTATTTGGAGGACTTCCCTATGATTTT CTTAATGTTGTTGGGCAGTCAATTGGGTTTCTTGGATCTTGCATCTATGCCTATTGCAAGCTCCATGGGAAATAA
- the LOC101217732 gene encoding UDP-N-acetylglucosamine transporter UGNT1 isoform X2: MSLEQVREVVRFGVSSRASVNQTCHNFPLGIICSSTLLYALRHWKIISFTVGESQSISSSGKSIILVPYKTLVQTLPLAISYLLYMLVTMESVRGINVPMYTTLRRTTVVFTMIAEYLLTGQTHSLFVVGSVGMIILGAVVAGARDLSFDTYSYSVVFIANICTAIYLASIARIGKSSGLNTFGLMWCNGLICGPLLFFWIILRGDVEATLNFRYLFSFGFQCVMLLSCIMAFLINYFVFLNTTLNSALTQTVCGNLKDVFSIAIGWFLFGGLPYDFLNVVGQSIGFLGSCIYAYCKLHGK, translated from the exons ATGTCACTGGAGCAGGTGCGGGAGGTGGTGAGGTTTGGTGTGTCTTCACGGGCTTCTGTTAATCAGACTTGTCATAATTTTCCACTTGGT ATTATATGTTCATCCACACTTCTCTATGCACTGAGGCATTGGAAGATCATCTCTTTCACAGTGGGTGAATCTCAAAGCATCAGTTCTTCTGGAAAGTCGATAATTCTCGTACCTTATAAGACTTTGGTTCAAACACTTCCCCTGGCCATATCATATTTGCTTTACATG CTTGTGACTATGGAATCGGTTCGTGGAATCAATGTTCCAATGTATACAACACTGAGGAGAACTACGGTAGTCTTTACAATGATTGCTGAGTATTTGTTGACAGGCCAGACTCATTCACTTTTTGTTGTTGGCAG TGTGGGGATGATTATACTTGGTGCAGTTGTAGCTGGAGCTAGAGATTTATCATTTGACACCTACTCCTATAGTGTGGTCTTCATTGCAAACATATGTACTGCTATATATCTTGCTTCTATTGCTCGTATCG GGAAATCTAGCGGCCTGAATACCTTTGGCCTCATGTGGTGCAATG GGTTAATATGTGGAcctcttttgttcttttggatCATACTACGAGGAGACGTCGAGGCGACATTAAATTTTCGTTACCTATTTTCCTTTGGCTTTCAG TGTGTGATGCTTCTCTCCTGTATAATGGCTTTCTTGATCAACTACTTTGTATTTCTAAACACAACTCTCAATTCAGCATTGACTCAAACAGTATGTGGTAATTTGAAG GATGTTTTCAGCATTGCAATAGGCTGGTTTCTATTTGGAGGACTTCCCTATGATTTT CTTAATGTTGTTGGGCAGTCAATTGGGTTTCTTGGATCTTGCATCTATGCCTATTGCAAGCTCCATGGGAAATAA